The following proteins are encoded in a genomic region of Paenibacillus sp. FSL R7-0273:
- a CDS encoding ATP-binding protein translates to MTEEVYNLEWDPYRTLFGLGRIGYTPPAALGDILDNSVRAGAKKILIKINKINPASRDARKNNVKEYIIVDDGRGMSEQEVLNALKLGSPDSNYDTNSLSKFGLGLKSAAFSQGNVLEVISSDGTHDFIKFIVSLNEIKTEGKYFSKKVKLSDEDMQLIENYISDNHGTIIRICDIRLENHPSVKATFDELEYKLGVIYYYFIKENGLEISILNGTSVTKIEPYDVLFTQEASDATNGGNLDEDIWDGLNVKWIKKPKEPMLLDPDFGVHGIIEVTQLPYPPAFKPEDSKIRQKYKIEANNYGFYVYRNKRLISWAERFGIIPLDQDYYSFRGRIIIDDSADNAFNIDVKKSSIILSDEAQKTISDLSDDYKRKSKKAWKHANELLKQKEGSEPSATSNQLVLDYEVPDLSTEPILNEEEEKNEQKKRQALADNMKKKIKQMAAEEKSENEGREVSEEELSDEDINTTLRGTNNPKVEKIFRVNSVDDNLLWEPYFDADQGHCVRINKKHRFSKVVFEDNSMNTDLQVIYDLLLYNFALAEVKARTSNVFAGLDTEGTILEYRRIVSEYLAAFVRTKENKLPPLYKDDII, encoded by the coding sequence ATGACAGAAGAAGTGTATAATTTAGAATGGGACCCCTATAGAACATTGTTTGGACTAGGGAGAATTGGTTATACACCACCTGCTGCTTTAGGAGATATACTAGACAACTCAGTTAGGGCAGGTGCCAAAAAAATTCTGATTAAAATTAATAAAATTAACCCAGCCAGCCGTGACGCTAGAAAAAATAATGTTAAAGAATACATTATCGTCGACGATGGAAGAGGAATGTCAGAACAAGAGGTGTTGAATGCATTAAAGTTAGGGTCGCCAGATTCAAATTATGATACAAATTCCTTGTCAAAGTTTGGATTAGGATTAAAATCGGCTGCCTTTTCACAAGGGAATGTTTTAGAAGTTATTTCATCGGACGGAACCCATGATTTTATAAAATTTATTGTTTCCTTAAACGAAATAAAGACAGAGGGGAAGTACTTTTCAAAAAAAGTTAAACTAAGTGATGAAGATATGCAATTAATAGAGAATTACATAAGTGATAACCATGGGACAATTATACGGATTTGTGATATTAGACTTGAAAATCACCCTAGTGTTAAAGCGACATTTGATGAATTAGAGTATAAATTAGGTGTAATTTATTATTACTTTATAAAAGAAAATGGTTTGGAAATATCCATTCTGAATGGGACTTCTGTTACTAAAATAGAACCGTATGACGTGCTATTTACACAGGAAGCAAGTGATGCTACAAATGGTGGGAATTTGGATGAAGATATTTGGGATGGTTTGAATGTTAAGTGGATTAAGAAACCTAAAGAACCGATGTTGTTAGACCCTGATTTTGGTGTTCATGGAATAATCGAGGTGACTCAACTACCGTATCCCCCAGCCTTTAAACCAGAAGATTCAAAGATTAGACAGAAGTATAAAATTGAAGCGAATAATTATGGTTTTTATGTCTATAGAAATAAAAGATTGATTTCCTGGGCTGAACGGTTTGGAATAATTCCTCTTGATCAGGATTATTATTCTTTTAGAGGAAGGATAATTATTGATGACTCTGCAGATAATGCATTTAATATCGATGTTAAGAAGTCATCAATAATCTTGTCTGATGAAGCCCAAAAAACGATTAGTGATTTAAGCGACGATTATAAGCGAAAAAGTAAAAAGGCTTGGAAGCACGCCAATGAGTTACTAAAACAAAAGGAAGGATCAGAACCAAGTGCAACATCTAATCAGCTTGTATTAGATTATGAGGTTCCCGATTTATCTACTGAACCAATTTTAAATGAAGAGGAAGAAAAAAACGAGCAGAAAAAGAGACAAGCACTTGCTGATAATATGAAAAAGAAGATAAAACAAATGGCTGCTGAAGAAAAAAGTGAGAATGAGGGACGAGAGGTGAGCGAAGAAGAACTGTCTGATGAAGATATTAATACAACACTAAGAGGGACAAATAATCCAAAAGTTGAGAAAATATTTAGGGTTAATTCAGTAGACGATAATTTATTGTGGGAGCCTTATTTCGATGCGGATCAAGGTCACTGTGTAAGAATAAACAAGAAACATCGATTTTCAAAAGTAGTCTTTGAGGACAATAGTATGAACACAGATTTACAAGTGATATATGATTTGCTACTTTATAATTTTGCCTTGGCAGAAGTTAAGGCGAGAACATCCAATGTTTTTGCAGGATTAGATACAGAAGGAACAATATTAGAGTACAGAAGGATTGTTTCGGAATATTTGGCGGCTTTTGTTAGGACGAAGGAAAATAAACTTCCGCCATTATACAAAGATGATATTATTTAG
- a CDS encoding helix-turn-helix domain-containing protein: protein MGKRVIVKIPQLTKKHGISLRELSRISDVRHAALSELANNKRESINFNHIIRIAESLDIDDIREIIDLVDTEDTN from the coding sequence ATGGGAAAGAGAGTCATCGTAAAAATACCTCAGTTAACAAAAAAACATGGAATCTCTCTAAGAGAGTTATCAAGAATATCCGATGTTAGACATGCTGCTTTGAGCGAATTAGCCAACAATAAAAGAGAAAGCATTAATTTTAATCATATTATTAGGATTGCAGAGTCTTTAGATATTGACGATATTCGAGAGATTATTGATTTGGTTGATACAGAAGATACAAATTGA
- a CDS encoding DUF1385 domain-containing protein, translated as MNTLGGRAYRNGVMFVSNHYMVTATLNAEGSIDFEDKILHEFTTDEGSGVYRGMGRKLAGLPFIRGVVELGKRSVDGKVITVMNGVILLFGIFSLFLPSSSTENSTSDGWAWLLFLIALIITAGMIVLLYEIIFGPAGKFHAAEHMAANAYDRGWKLNVPNVQQQSRVHPQCGTNLAVFIVLVMILISPIQIWFIAKIIIGWSVGMEIFMVDHKFFNILLKPFYWLGALAQRWLFTSKPQTEHIEVAIACLKHLEELEKFHTPYT; from the coding sequence ATGAATACACTTGGCGGAAGGGCATACCGTAATGGGGTCATGTTCGTTTCTAATCACTATATGGTTACAGCTACTCTCAATGCGGAGGGTAGTATCGATTTTGAGGATAAGATATTGCATGAATTCACAACGGATGAAGGCTCGGGTGTATATAGAGGAATGGGCAGGAAGCTGGCTGGGTTACCATTTATCCGTGGAGTGGTGGAGCTCGGCAAAAGATCAGTTGACGGTAAAGTCATAACTGTGATGAATGGCGTTATATTATTATTCGGGATATTCAGTTTATTTTTACCTTCATCAAGTACAGAGAACTCCACATCTGATGGGTGGGCTTGGCTTCTATTCTTAATAGCCTTAATAATAACAGCGGGCATGATAGTTCTGCTGTATGAAATTATTTTTGGACCTGCCGGGAAATTTCATGCAGCAGAGCATATGGCGGCTAACGCTTATGATAGAGGCTGGAAGTTAAACGTTCCTAATGTTCAGCAGCAAAGCAGGGTTCATCCTCAGTGTGGAACGAATCTGGCGGTATTTATTGTATTGGTTATGATCCTTATATCCCCTATACAAATATGGTTTATAGCTAAAATTATTATCGGCTGGTCTGTTGGTATGGAGATTTTTATGGTCGATCATAAGTTCTTTAATATTCTGTTGAAGCCATTTTATTGGCTTGGGGCACTGGCGCAAAGATGGCTATTTACTTCCAAGCCGCAAACGGAACATATTGAAGTCGCTATTGCCTGCCTGAAGCACTTGGAGGAGTTGGAGAAGTTTCATACCCCTTATACATAA
- a CDS encoding slipin family protein: protein MLKPITIQADQRGLLFHKGSYVKRLLPGTYRYLSWTHHTVAVLNIAKPFNVEGKDLQLFIQDEELLRELDVVRVQDHEIVVHYEDGQFAQVLKPGMYAYWNLLKKHTFVHTDIRQPELPAGIDRSIITKLTPYVQCCEIASHELGFLFYDHALQRELTPGKYYFWKGPVSVLTKIVDLRQQQMDLMGQEIMTEDKVTLRLNFVCQYKIVNPQRVLELKAYDEQIHIQLQLLLREYVGTLKLDELLKQKEDVATFILSRIQEKEETFGVRFLGAGVKDVILPGEMKDILNTVLLAEKKAQANLLTRREETASTRSLLNTAKLMDENQTLFRLKELEFLEKICDKIGSISVTGGGDLLERLSSLISVNK, encoded by the coding sequence ATGTTAAAGCCAATCACGATTCAAGCGGACCAGCGCGGTCTGCTCTTTCATAAGGGAAGCTATGTAAAGCGGCTGCTGCCGGGAACCTACCGTTATTTATCCTGGACGCATCATACGGTGGCGGTATTGAACATTGCCAAACCGTTTAACGTTGAGGGCAAGGACCTGCAGCTGTTCATACAGGATGAAGAGCTCCTGCGGGAGCTCGATGTTGTACGCGTACAGGATCATGAGATTGTGGTGCACTATGAGGACGGCCAGTTTGCACAGGTGCTGAAGCCGGGAATGTATGCTTACTGGAACCTCCTGAAGAAGCACACCTTCGTCCATACGGACATCCGGCAGCCGGAGCTCCCGGCCGGGATTGACCGCTCGATTATAACGAAGCTTACTCCGTATGTGCAGTGCTGTGAAATCGCCAGCCACGAGCTGGGCTTCCTGTTCTATGACCATGCTCTCCAGCGGGAGCTGACGCCCGGCAAGTATTATTTCTGGAAGGGCCCAGTCTCCGTACTGACCAAAATAGTCGATCTAAGACAGCAGCAGATGGATCTGATGGGGCAGGAGATCATGACAGAGGATAAGGTTACGCTGCGCCTGAACTTCGTATGCCAGTACAAGATCGTGAACCCGCAGCGCGTTCTGGAGCTGAAGGCTTATGACGAGCAGATCCACATTCAGCTGCAGCTGCTGCTCCGGGAATATGTCGGGACGCTGAAGCTCGATGAGCTGCTGAAGCAGAAGGAGGATGTGGCTACCTTCATCCTGTCCCGCATTCAGGAGAAGGAAGAAACGTTCGGGGTACGCTTCCTGGGGGCGGGCGTGAAGGATGTGATTCTGCCGGGAGAAATGAAGGACATCCTGAACACTGTCCTGCTCGCAGAGAAGAAGGCGCAGGCGAACCTGCTTACCCGCCGGGAAGAGACAGCCTCGACGCGCAGCCTGCTCAATACGGCGAAGCTGATGGATGAGAATCAGACGCTGTTCCGGCTGAAGGAGCTGGAATTCCTCGAGAAGATCTGTGACAAAATCGGCTCGATCTCGGTAACAGGCGGCGGCGACCTCCTGGAGCGGTTAAGCTCGCTGATCAGTGTTAATAAGTAG
- a CDS encoding EAL domain-containing protein encodes MTLSYLYSLVLFIAFAIYFILGMYILSLNTSSKLNRLYCVACLSLSIWSFCFSITNSAPDYETAILWRRLSALGFGTVYSFLLHFFLILTERTKVLRSKWIYVLLYLPAAVNIVAFGYSSAAKEQYKLVQIATGWINVSANSWGDLYFNLYYICFTTAGLLLLWNWGRRSKDPIKKKQGYLFMFSYSLAMIAGTATDVIVNRYSSLKLPELAPVIVLIPTTAIFYAIKRYGLMGLGKSGRAEPGKILSEVNMDRFIKIMSFVYIIGGMLNFASQYFFNQMDPRFSTVLLFSLFFFATGFILTLIKHIPVNTDIKEYIFVLIMLASIILIAVSFIESASVTAWAAPFIIVMLSVLFNKRLMIYWIGIPILITQIYIWLRMPEAMVQVDGSDYLARIGILGITLSLAYFVNRVYIQRLEENEAQIRFQKMVARISGDFVKVAEDDLDEKINGLLELCGEHFQVDRAFFIRLTDQQQTYEWCNAGIETAVDLIPELNGDAFPWWMNEIVHTDLVKVADVDMLPPEAGAEQALFNSHRMKSLISITVRNKGKILGLLFFASLKTNRTFGRSHQELLRILANLLSDALVKVQSEREISYMAYYDALTGFPNHTLFKHQLDESIQSAGEAGKHIGVLFIDLDAFKIVNDTIGHLGGDEMLKQVTSRIAGCLREEDMVSRFGGDEFLVKLAGIERLEDIGEMAESIIHSIAQPVIVKGQEFFITASAGIAVYPGDGESTEELIRNADLAMYAAKEKGKNQYLLCSPAMKEQVLEKTQLTNSLYRALERNEFTLYYQPQVSVQTKEIVGLEALIRWNNPERGMISPAAFIPLAEQTGLIIPIGKWVLETACRQMKEWQALGVQGIRMAVNLSVVQFQDRNLLSIVERTLSETGLEPEYLELEITESAAADGDDYIVEVLHALKKLGVSISIDDFGSGYSSLSRLKTMPVDRIKIDMQFVRGISTGNDDEAIAKTIIQLAKNLKLHVIAEGVETEEQFAFFNKNKCDEIQGYFFYKPMPASEIESILLDVNDIPNN; translated from the coding sequence ATGACGTTATCCTATCTTTATTCATTGGTTTTATTTATAGCGTTCGCCATTTATTTCATCCTGGGGATGTATATCCTTTCTCTTAATACCAGCAGCAAGCTAAACCGGCTCTATTGTGTAGCCTGTCTGTCCCTTTCCATATGGTCCTTTTGTTTTTCGATCACCAATTCTGCACCCGATTATGAGACGGCGATATTGTGGCGCAGGCTGTCTGCGCTTGGTTTCGGGACGGTGTACAGCTTCCTGCTGCATTTTTTTCTTATTTTGACCGAAAGAACGAAGGTGCTGAGAAGCAAATGGATTTATGTGCTCCTTTACCTTCCGGCAGCAGTGAACATTGTAGCCTTTGGTTATAGCAGTGCCGCGAAGGAACAGTACAAGCTGGTCCAGATTGCAACGGGGTGGATTAATGTTTCAGCGAACAGCTGGGGCGATTTGTATTTCAACCTGTATTATATTTGTTTTACTACTGCGGGATTGCTGCTGCTCTGGAATTGGGGGAGAAGGTCGAAGGACCCAATAAAGAAGAAGCAGGGCTATCTCTTTATGTTCTCCTATAGTCTGGCCATGATTGCGGGGACTGCAACAGATGTGATTGTGAACAGATACTCCTCCTTGAAGCTTCCTGAGCTGGCACCGGTTATTGTGCTAATCCCGACAACAGCTATTTTTTATGCGATCAAACGGTATGGGCTGATGGGTCTGGGGAAAAGCGGCAGAGCTGAGCCGGGAAAAATATTAAGTGAAGTCAACATGGACCGGTTCATTAAAATTATGTCGTTCGTGTATATCATTGGCGGAATGCTGAACTTTGCGTCACAGTACTTTTTTAATCAGATGGACCCCCGGTTCAGCACGGTGTTGTTATTCAGTCTTTTCTTTTTTGCTACCGGATTCATATTAACGCTTATTAAACATATACCGGTGAATACAGATATTAAGGAATACATTTTCGTTCTGATTATGCTGGCCTCGATCATTCTGATTGCCGTCAGCTTTATCGAATCTGCAAGTGTTACCGCGTGGGCGGCTCCGTTCATTATTGTGATGCTGTCTGTTCTTTTTAATAAACGGCTAATGATCTATTGGATAGGGATACCTATACTAATTACGCAAATATATATCTGGTTAAGAATGCCGGAAGCGATGGTTCAGGTGGATGGTTCGGATTATCTGGCCAGGATCGGTATTTTGGGTATCACGCTTAGCTTGGCTTATTTTGTTAACCGGGTGTATATCCAGCGTCTTGAAGAGAATGAAGCCCAAATCAGGTTTCAGAAAATGGTTGCCCGGATATCCGGTGACTTTGTTAAGGTAGCTGAAGATGATCTGGATGAAAAAATCAACGGGTTATTGGAGCTGTGCGGTGAGCATTTTCAAGTAGACCGGGCCTTTTTCATTCGTTTAACGGACCAGCAGCAGACGTATGAATGGTGCAATGCCGGGATTGAAACCGCAGTTGACCTCATTCCCGAGTTGAACGGCGACGCCTTCCCCTGGTGGATGAACGAGATTGTACACACTGATCTGGTAAAAGTAGCGGACGTAGACATGCTGCCGCCGGAAGCCGGAGCAGAACAAGCCTTATTCAACTCCCATAGGATGAAGTCGCTGATCTCCATTACGGTAAGGAATAAAGGCAAAATTCTGGGGCTTTTGTTCTTCGCATCCCTTAAAACGAATAGAACCTTCGGGCGGAGCCATCAGGAGCTGCTGCGGATTCTCGCCAATCTATTGTCAGATGCGCTGGTAAAAGTGCAATCCGAACGGGAAATCAGCTACATGGCGTATTATGATGCGCTAACAGGGTTTCCGAACCATACCTTATTCAAGCATCAGCTGGACGAGAGTATCCAGTCAGCCGGGGAGGCCGGCAAGCATATCGGTGTTCTTTTCATAGATCTGGATGCCTTCAAAATCGTCAATGACACGATAGGACACCTCGGCGGAGACGAGATGCTGAAACAGGTGACAAGCAGAATAGCCGGGTGTTTGCGTGAAGAGGATATGGTGTCGCGTTTTGGCGGCGATGAGTTCCTCGTAAAGCTGGCCGGGATAGAGCGGCTGGAAGACATTGGGGAAATGGCTGAAAGCATCATCCATTCGATTGCCCAGCCCGTGATTGTCAAAGGCCAGGAATTTTTTATTACAGCCAGCGCAGGGATCGCGGTCTACCCCGGAGACGGGGAAAGCACGGAGGAGCTGATCCGGAATGCCGATCTGGCGATGTACGCTGCCAAAGAAAAAGGTAAAAACCAGTACCTCTTATGCTCACCAGCCATGAAGGAGCAGGTACTGGAGAAAACACAGCTTACAAACAGCCTCTACCGGGCGCTGGAAAGAAATGAATTCACGCTTTACTACCAGCCGCAGGTAAGTGTGCAGACGAAGGAAATTGTGGGTCTGGAAGCGCTGATCCGCTGGAATAATCCGGAGCGGGGCATGATTTCCCCGGCTGCCTTTATTCCCTTGGCTGAGCAGACCGGACTGATCATCCCCATCGGCAAGTGGGTGCTTGAGACCGCGTGCCGGCAGATGAAGGAGTGGCAGGCGCTGGGGGTGCAGGGGATACGCATGGCAGTGAACCTGTCGGTTGTCCAGTTCCAGGACCGGAACCTGCTCAGCATCGTTGAACGGACACTCAGTGAGACAGGCCTGGAGCCGGAGTACCTGGAGCTGGAGATCACGGAAAGTGCTGCCGCTGACGGAGATGACTATATTGTAGAAGTGCTTCATGCGCTTAAGAAGCTGGGTGTCAGCATCTCCATTGATGATTTTGGGTCGGGCTATTCCTCGTTAAGCAGATTAAAGACCATGCCTGTAGACCGGATCAAAATTGACATGCAGTTTGTACGCGGCATTTCAACAGGCAACGACGATGAGGCGATAGCCAAGACGATCATTCAGCTGGCTAAAAACCTGAAGCTTCATGTGATTGCCGAGGGTGTTGAGACCGAAGAGCAGTTCGCCTTTTTTAACAAGAATAAATGCGATGAGATTCAGGGGTACTTCTTTTATAAGCCGATGCCTGCGTCAGAAATAGAGTCCATTCTGTTAGATGTGAATGATATACCAAATAATTGA
- a CDS encoding carbohydrate-binding domain-containing protein, protein MKNNQFISIKVLTFAALLGLSVVGCSSVQDNSAAVVTSTQAAAAQTAASTASSGTTSTGEAAEGAETTGGTGTTTAIDTSALFTDRDLEQTVDLTAATQMNLVSNQDVTLSEEGVYVLSGEAENVTVTVDAAEEAKVQIVLDGVSITNADAPALYVKSADKVFVTSTDSDNHMEVTGTYVADGETNLDAVIFSRADVTLNGTGSLDLVSAQGNGISSKDDLRITGGVYTIQSSADALEANDAILINDGTVTIDTGKDALHSENEEDTTLGNIYIEGGTLNITAADDAITANNLVQIDGGTITIETAVEGIEGNNIIINDGQITIYATDDGINATPKVNNNASIEVNGGTIKVTMGSGDTDAFDSNGNLYINGGTIEVEATSAFDADGTAELNGGTVTVNGEQITEITESRGGGGGGGFRGGAGGGRGTGQ, encoded by the coding sequence ATGAAAAATAACCAATTTATCAGCATAAAGGTTCTAACGTTTGCCGCATTATTAGGTTTATCTGTTGTTGGGTGCTCGAGTGTACAGGACAATAGCGCAGCAGTGGTTACAAGTACACAGGCAGCAGCAGCGCAGACAGCAGCTTCTACAGCGTCATCCGGCACAACGTCAACAGGAGAAGCAGCAGAAGGTGCTGAAACAACCGGAGGCACCGGAACAACAACGGCTATAGACACATCGGCATTATTCACTGACCGGGATCTGGAGCAGACGGTGGATCTGACAGCTGCAACCCAGATGAATCTGGTAAGCAATCAGGATGTGACCCTGAGCGAGGAAGGCGTATATGTCTTAAGCGGTGAGGCGGAGAATGTAACGGTGACGGTCGATGCTGCGGAGGAAGCGAAGGTTCAGATCGTCCTGGACGGAGTCAGTATAACCAATGCTGATGCACCGGCCCTTTATGTAAAATCGGCAGACAAAGTATTCGTTACCTCGACGGACAGTGACAACCATATGGAGGTTACCGGAACCTACGTGGCGGATGGGGAGACCAATCTGGATGCGGTGATTTTCTCCAGAGCTGATGTGACCCTGAACGGAACCGGAAGCCTGGACCTTGTGTCGGCTCAAGGCAATGGGATTTCTTCCAAGGATGATCTCAGAATCACCGGGGGCGTGTATACCATCCAATCCTCTGCAGATGCGCTGGAAGCCAACGATGCCATTCTGATCAACGACGGAACGGTCACCATTGATACCGGTAAGGATGCGCTGCATAGCGAAAATGAGGAGGACACTACCCTCGGTAACATCTACATTGAAGGTGGTACACTTAATATCACTGCTGCGGATGATGCCATCACGGCCAACAACCTTGTGCAGATCGATGGCGGCACCATTACTATTGAGACTGCTGTGGAAGGTATCGAAGGCAATAATATCATAATCAATGACGGCCAGATCACAATATATGCGACGGATGACGGCATTAATGCCACGCCAAAGGTGAACAATAATGCGTCTATTGAAGTCAACGGCGGTACGATCAAAGTAACCATGGGCAGCGGGGATACGGATGCTTTTGACTCGAACGGTAATCTCTATATTAATGGTGGAACTATTGAGGTAGAGGCCACTTCCGCGTTTGATGCGGACGGAACTGCCGAGCTGAACGGCGGCACGGTCACGGTTAATGGCGAGCAGATTACGGAGATCACCGAGTCACGCGGCGGAGGAGGCGGAGGCGGCTTCCGTGGCGGTGCTGGCGGCGGTAGAGGGACTGGGCAGTAA
- a CDS encoding stalk domain-containing protein: MKKSAILAFILTILCLTVQPLPTYAASPKITEFHTAGSYTYFYKSDGSLWRFGMYESVPHRVELPQKAVKFLMDAYDTLVLFEDGTVWKYPAEGSSAPSQMKALNDTVDIAGSNNHYLALKEDGTVWAWGINSQGQLGNGQLSDSWDNPPQQVPGLTGIKAIAAGDYSMALNSRGEVYTWGGWAHLSRVTSSNPYGFRTSPLRVYSLPEITAIDIYATRALALDASGHVYTWGQDFLALNPRSYYGILDAPTQISGLEEVKKISIGTTALFLKADGTVYEAGVDYSKPNLSQAAYEQMQRPHPVPSLNGITGIASRGEQRFALDSKGDLHAWGDSSFGRLGDGLMTWKSRQEQPVRILDTGTVIIDGVQQDYPGVIRKGVTMVPLRKLAEPLGAALSFVAQTKEVTISYRNQKVTMKPGDATVTVNGKKVLLGGPIRIYNNETHVPLRFISELFGAEVGWNADKAEISVITAK; encoded by the coding sequence ATGAAAAAATCAGCTATACTGGCCTTCATCCTTACAATCCTGTGCCTGACGGTTCAACCTTTGCCTACATACGCAGCCTCGCCTAAAATCACTGAGTTTCACACAGCGGGCAGCTATACGTATTTCTACAAAAGCGACGGCAGCCTGTGGAGGTTCGGGATGTATGAGTCCGTTCCGCACCGTGTCGAGCTGCCGCAAAAGGCTGTTAAGTTCCTTATGGACGCTTATGATACCCTGGTGCTGTTCGAGGACGGCACGGTGTGGAAATATCCCGCAGAGGGCAGCAGTGCTCCGTCACAGATGAAGGCTCTCAATGATACTGTTGATATCGCAGGCAGCAATAATCACTATCTGGCTTTAAAAGAGGACGGTACAGTCTGGGCTTGGGGCATTAACTCCCAGGGGCAGCTTGGAAACGGGCAGCTCAGCGATTCCTGGGACAATCCGCCGCAGCAGGTGCCCGGACTCACCGGTATCAAGGCAATTGCCGCCGGGGACTACAGCATGGCGCTTAACAGCCGCGGAGAAGTATACACATGGGGAGGCTGGGCCCATCTGAGCAGGGTTACTTCGTCCAATCCGTATGGCTTCCGGACCAGCCCGCTGCGGGTATACAGCCTTCCGGAGATTACGGCGATAGATATATACGCCACCAGGGCATTGGCACTCGATGCTTCGGGCCATGTTTATACTTGGGGCCAGGATTTTTTAGCGCTGAATCCTAGAAGCTATTATGGAATTTTGGATGCTCCAACACAGATTTCGGGGCTGGAAGAGGTAAAGAAGATCTCGATTGGTACTACAGCGCTGTTCCTGAAGGCAGACGGGACGGTGTACGAAGCGGGGGTGGATTACAGCAAGCCAAATCTGTCCCAGGCAGCGTATGAGCAGATGCAGCGTCCGCACCCGGTTCCTTCCTTGAACGGAATTACGGGGATTGCCTCAAGGGGGGAGCAGCGCTTTGCCCTGGATTCCAAAGGTGACTTGCATGCATGGGGCGACAGCTCGTTCGGGCGGCTGGGCGACGGGCTGATGACCTGGAAGAGCCGGCAGGAGCAGCCGGTCCGGATTCTCGATACCGGTACGGTCATAATCGACGGTGTTCAGCAGGATTATCCGGGCGTTATCCGTAAGGGCGTAACGATGGTACCGCTGCGTAAGCTGGCTGAGCCGCTGGGGGCGGCGCTGTCTTTTGTGGCACAGACCAAGGAAGTAACGATCAGCTACCGTAATCAAAAGGTAACGATGAAGCCCGGCGACGCTACTGTAACGGTTAACGGTAAGAAGGTGCTGCTTGGGGGACCGATCCGGATCTATAACAATGAGACGCATGTTCCGCTGCGCTTCATCAGTGAGCTGTTTGGAGCAGAGGTGGGCTGGAACGCGGATAAAGCTGAGATTAGTGTGATAACGGCAAAATAA
- the tnpB gene encoding IS200/IS605 family element RNA-guided endonuclease TnpB: MLIHQAYKYRIYPTPEQQQLIRRMFGCCRFVFNTFLDTWNQSYAETGKGLSYHACATKLPALKAQYDWLKEVDSIALQSAARHVADSFDRFFKKQNQAPRFKSRKHPVQSYTTKFTNGNIAIEGSRLKLPKLGWMRFANSRKLEGRILSATVRQNASGKFFVSLGCEVEKNPLPQVDAHIGIDLGLKEYAVSSNGERYANPRFYRQYEKKLALWQRRMARRTPGGSNWKKAKQHVARIHERIANKRNDFLHQLTTKLIRENQTISIEHLRVANMIQNPKLSKSIADASWGEWVRQLTYKALWYGRTLRIVDMFEPTSQRCHVCGTIHPEVKNLAVREWTCTVCGTLHDRDENAAHNIAQVAV; encoded by the coding sequence ATGCTGATACATCAAGCCTATAAATACCGGATCTACCCCACACCGGAACAACAGCAACTCATAAGGCGTATGTTCGGCTGCTGCCGCTTTGTGTTCAATACCTTTTTGGACACTTGGAATCAAAGCTATGCGGAAACGGGAAAAGGCTTGTCCTATCACGCTTGTGCGACAAAACTCCCTGCACTAAAAGCACAATACGACTGGCTGAAAGAAGTCGATAGCATCGCTTTGCAGTCGGCTGCCCGTCATGTGGCGGATAGCTTTGATCGCTTTTTCAAAAAGCAAAATCAAGCGCCACGCTTTAAGAGCCGGAAGCATCCGGTTCAAAGTTACACGACCAAATTCACGAACGGGAATATCGCCATTGAGGGGAGTCGCTTGAAGCTCCCAAAACTCGGCTGGATGCGTTTTGCAAACTCCCGGAAGCTGGAAGGCCGGATATTGTCCGCTACCGTGCGTCAAAACGCCAGTGGGAAATTTTTCGTTTCGCTTGGCTGCGAAGTTGAAAAGAACCCACTGCCGCAAGTGGACGCACATATCGGAATCGATCTGGGTTTGAAAGAGTATGCTGTAAGCTCAAATGGTGAACGGTATGCCAACCCCCGCTTTTACCGCCAATATGAGAAAAAGCTGGCGCTTTGGCAGCGGCGGATGGCTCGGCGTACTCCGGGCGGCTCCAACTGGAAGAAAGCGAAGCAGCATGTCGCTCGCATTCACGAACGTATTGCGAATAAACGAAATGATTTTCTCCACCAACTGACAACGAAACTGATCCGTGAAAACCAAACGATTAGTATCGAACATCTGCGTGTCGCGAATATGATTCAGAATCCCAAGCTTTCAAAATCCATCGCGGATGCGTCTTGGGGGGAGTGGGTACGGCAACTGACGTACAAAGCCCTTTGGTATGGACGAACCCTTCGGATCGTCGATATGTTCGAACCGACCAGTCAGCGGTGTCACGTGTGTGGCACAATCCACCCGGAAGTTAAGAATCTTGCGGTTCGGGAATGGACGTGTACCGTTTGCGGTACGCTTCATGACCGTGATGAAAACGCCGCTCATAATATTGCACAAGTAGCGGTTTAA